Proteins encoded in a region of the Planococcus shixiaomingii genome:
- a CDS encoding Na-translocating system protein MpsC family protein, with amino-acid sequence MKQEMKLQKEVGSYISSLMRTYFGKGPTSVHVTINRPFITIHFRGFITPMEKFLLKQNEERRVLETRDMLMDNMKAEVVQEIKEIGKLELKEIYSDWNLDKKTGVVIGVIDEEVDRQTFEWPDDLSEKNFQEQLIKANILSEKAPDEQETYWLDNRTILVRRAKFLLPIEKELIKNGHIEELKRAKWQLEQKVLSEMEFEPFLKRTIAETFLDWDFEEDLGYIVFILKPGYAYVEDIEYQQEEQNS; translated from the coding sequence ATGAAACAGGAAATGAAGCTTCAAAAAGAAGTTGGATCTTACATATCGTCGTTGATGCGCACTTATTTTGGGAAAGGCCCCACTTCGGTTCACGTTACGATCAACCGTCCTTTTATAACGATTCACTTTCGCGGCTTTATAACGCCTATGGAAAAATTTCTTTTGAAGCAAAATGAAGAACGCCGTGTATTGGAAACGCGGGATATGTTGATGGATAACATGAAGGCGGAAGTTGTACAGGAAATTAAGGAAATCGGCAAACTTGAATTAAAAGAAATTTACTCGGATTGGAATCTTGATAAGAAAACAGGAGTGGTAATTGGCGTCATTGACGAAGAAGTGGATAGACAGACTTTTGAATGGCCAGACGATTTAAGTGAAAAGAACTTTCAAGAACAATTGATTAAGGCCAATATCCTATCCGAAAAAGCTCCTGACGAACAAGAAACGTATTGGCTCGATAACCGCACCATCCTAGTCCGGCGTGCCAAGTTTTTATTGCCGATTGAAAAAGAGCTGATTAAGAACGGGCATATAGAAGAGTTAAAGCGGGCAAAATGGCAATTGGAGCAAAAAGTACTGAGTGAAATGGAATTTGAACCTTTCCTGAAACGAACGATAGCCGAAACTTTCTTGGATTGGGATTTTGAAGAGGACTTGGGCTACATCGTCTTTATTTTAAAGCCCGGCTATGCTTATGTCGAAGATATAGAGTATCAGCAAGAAGAACAGAACAGTTGA
- a CDS encoding organic hydroperoxide resistance protein gives MKALYETTVINTGGRQGAVYSEDNIFYLDVAKPQALGGDATTATNPEQLFAAGYSACFNSALEMVLERDKVEVEKSEVKATISLVGDKEKGGVKLAAKLEVDIIGLDEEKKQEYVEKAHQACPYSKAIKDSIDVEIVVL, from the coding sequence ATGAAAGCATTATATGAAACTACAGTGATTAATACGGGCGGAAGACAAGGGGCGGTTTACTCAGAAGACAACATCTTCTATTTGGATGTGGCGAAACCCCAAGCATTAGGCGGCGATGCTACAACCGCTACTAATCCAGAGCAATTATTTGCGGCCGGCTACAGTGCGTGCTTTAACAGCGCGTTGGAAATGGTGTTGGAACGTGATAAAGTGGAAGTGGAGAAAAGCGAAGTCAAGGCGACCATTTCCCTAGTCGGCGACAAAGAAAAAGGCGGCGTGAAATTGGCAGCCAAACTTGAAGTCGATATCATCGGACTAGACGAAGAGAAAAAGCAAGAATATGTTGAAAAAGCTCATCAAGCCTGCCCGTACTCAAAAGCGATCAAAGATTCGATTGATGTGGAAATCGTCGTTCTATAA
- a CDS encoding MarR family winged helix-turn-helix transcriptional regulator gives MAEQSKLDQQLCFELYKASSNFTKLYARTLDPFDLTFPQYLVLLVLWEEDRLLTKDIGERLGLGIGTLNPIISRMIAHGRLSKQQSEEDKRAYIISLTQKAIEEKAAIEQAVYDKLISCNIIGTNAITLMRNLKELNAAFAEMDLESTPPQMKE, from the coding sequence ATGGCAGAACAATCAAAACTCGATCAGCAATTATGTTTTGAACTGTATAAGGCATCGAGCAATTTCACAAAATTATACGCACGGACGCTCGATCCATTCGATTTGACGTTTCCGCAGTACTTGGTCCTGCTCGTTTTGTGGGAAGAAGACCGGTTGCTGACTAAAGATATCGGAGAACGGCTTGGACTCGGTATCGGTACATTAAACCCGATTATTAGCCGGATGATTGCTCACGGACGCCTGTCAAAGCAACAATCGGAAGAAGATAAACGGGCTTATATTATTTCATTGACTCAAAAAGCAATAGAGGAAAAAGCGGCGATCGAACAAGCTGTATACGACAAACTAATTAGCTGCAACATTATCGGTACCAATGCCATTACACTAATGAGAAATTTAAAAGAACTTAATGCGGCGTTCGCTGAAATGGATTTGGAAAGTACGCCACCTCAAATGAAGGAGTAG
- a CDS encoding glutathione peroxidase: MSIYEISVTKATGEEYPLSEYKGKPMLIVNTATKCGLSDQFDSLEHLYKEYKDEGLVVLGFPSGQFLQELSSAEEAEEACRMSYGVTFPMHDLVNVNGKNAHPLFRYLTANSKGFLSSSIKWNFTKFLIDQDGNLVGRYAPKDKPESFEKDVKNVLANAKA; the protein is encoded by the coding sequence ATGAGCATTTACGAGATTTCTGTGACCAAAGCAACTGGGGAAGAATATCCGCTAAGCGAATACAAGGGCAAACCGATGCTAATCGTCAATACGGCGACAAAATGCGGTCTAAGTGACCAGTTTGATAGTTTGGAGCATCTTTACAAAGAATACAAAGACGAAGGATTGGTCGTACTTGGATTCCCTTCAGGCCAATTTCTTCAAGAGTTGAGCAGTGCGGAAGAAGCGGAAGAGGCTTGCCGCATGAGCTATGGAGTTACTTTCCCGATGCATGATCTTGTAAATGTTAATGGGAAAAATGCGCATCCTTTATTCCGTTATTTAACGGCTAATAGCAAAGGCTTTTTGAGCAGCAGCATCAAGTGGAACTTTACGAAGTTCTTAATCGACCAAGACGGAAATTTAGTCGGCAGATATGCTCCGAAAGACAAACCGGAATCATTTGAGAAAGACGTGAAAAACGTTTTGGCAAACGCTAAAGCATAA
- a CDS encoding GNAT family N-acetyltransferase, with protein MNDIYFEEDYGRLYEKVENGKCEIFEFSHPYGNIKHLFIKREIPMQMLGETYYDLVTPYGYGGPVITSCHEGRKKELVEAFYTAFAKHCTHNNVISEFIRFHPLANNAEDFSSCYEVEHIRNTVGTNLKDFEDPIKSEFSKSKQKSIQKALAAGVEFRVTPAPEDLTKFKEIYYGTMERKNADDYYYFDEEYFVGLLKYFRKNLLLVEVVHEGKTIGMGLNFVYGSTIHIHLSGTRAEFHRLSPAFMLRYALVTWGKENGIELIHEGGGKTNSLDDPLYLFKKQFGKNTSFNFLIARKVWNEEIYRRMCKAAHVDQETEFFPAYRAKAEEQMKIAGRAD; from the coding sequence ATGAACGATATTTATTTCGAAGAAGATTATGGCCGGTTATATGAAAAAGTTGAAAACGGAAAATGTGAAATTTTTGAGTTTTCCCATCCTTATGGGAACATCAAGCATCTTTTCATTAAACGTGAAATTCCTATGCAAATGCTTGGCGAAACTTATTACGATTTGGTTACGCCGTACGGCTATGGAGGTCCTGTTATCACCTCTTGCCATGAAGGGCGAAAAAAAGAGCTTGTCGAAGCATTTTACACAGCCTTTGCCAAACATTGCACTCACAATAACGTAATCAGCGAGTTTATTCGTTTCCATCCATTGGCCAATAACGCTGAAGACTTTTCTTCTTGCTACGAAGTCGAGCACATTCGGAATACGGTTGGCACCAATCTTAAAGATTTTGAAGATCCAATTAAAAGCGAGTTCTCAAAGTCAAAACAAAAAAGCATCCAGAAGGCACTGGCTGCTGGCGTCGAATTCCGTGTTACACCCGCTCCGGAAGATTTAACGAAGTTCAAAGAAATCTATTACGGTACGATGGAGAGAAAAAATGCCGATGACTATTATTATTTTGATGAGGAATATTTTGTGGGCCTTCTCAAGTACTTCAGAAAGAATTTGCTTCTTGTAGAAGTGGTGCATGAAGGAAAAACAATTGGAATGGGCTTAAACTTTGTGTATGGGAGCACGATACATATTCATTTGTCGGGAACTCGCGCCGAATTCCATCGCCTATCGCCCGCTTTTATGCTCCGTTACGCGCTAGTGACATGGGGTAAAGAAAATGGCATTGAGCTCATTCATGAAGGCGGCGGGAAAACCAATAGTTTAGATGACCCGTTGTATTTGTTCAAAAAACAATTCGGAAAAAATACCAGCTTCAACTTTCTTATAGCACGGAAAGTGTGGAATGAAGAAATTTACCGCCGCATGTGCAAGGCAGCGCATGTAGACCAGGAAACAGAATTTTTTCCTGCTTATCGAGCAAAAGCTGAAGAACAGATGAAAATCGCCGGCCGTGCGGATTGA
- a CDS encoding GTP pyrophosphokinase, with protein MMAYKFALDEVNTKIDILKQEFQYIHEYNPIERVESRLKSFESILDKVNRKNYEFSLPSIKENIRDIAGIRISCSFISDIYQISEMLQNQRDIEILAVKDYIQHPKANGYQSLHLVLQVPVFMSDRVEQVCIEVQIRTIAMDFWASLEHKIFYKYNRTVPEKLIQELKEAAVAATQLDHKMERIHKEVNKLKESVNDEEDALEWVIEDERISVPLGFIASLSKL; from the coding sequence ATGATGGCTTATAAGTTTGCGTTAGATGAAGTAAATACAAAAATAGATATATTAAAGCAAGAATTTCAATACATACACGAATACAATCCGATTGAACGTGTGGAATCCCGTTTGAAATCGTTTGAAAGCATTTTAGATAAGGTCAACAGAAAAAATTATGAGTTTTCGTTGCCGTCCATCAAAGAAAACATCCGGGATATCGCCGGAATACGCATCAGCTGCTCATTTATTTCTGACATTTACCAAATCAGTGAAATGCTTCAAAACCAAAGAGACATTGAAATATTGGCCGTTAAAGATTATATTCAGCATCCCAAAGCAAACGGTTACCAAAGTTTGCATCTCGTTTTACAGGTGCCGGTCTTTATGTCGGACCGGGTAGAGCAGGTCTGTATAGAAGTGCAAATCAGAACGATCGCTATGGATTTCTGGGCAAGTTTGGAGCATAAAATATTTTATAAATACAACCGGACAGTTCCGGAGAAATTGATCCAGGAATTGAAAGAAGCAGCTGTTGCAGCAACGCAATTAGATCATAAAATGGAAAGAATTCATAAAGAGGTAAACAAATTAAAAGAATCGGTAAATGATGAAGAAGATGCTCTTGAGTGGGTTATTGAGGACGAACGAATTTCTGTGCCTCTTGGATTTATAGCATCGTTGTCAAAGTTATAA
- a CDS encoding Hsp20/alpha crystallin family protein, with product MSTLFPKRRTELFPSLLGSGLETDFFNKFFGETHFPQVDIKEKEGRYEFMVDLPGFTKEDIDVEYKDGYLEIRGKKEQQKESEEQDGRFIRKERSYGSFRRSFYIGEIEQDKIAGSFKEGVLMLDVPMPKNEQKEEKIHRIMIE from the coding sequence ATGAGTACTTTATTTCCAAAAAGACGGACTGAGTTATTCCCAAGCCTTTTAGGAAGTGGACTGGAAACTGACTTTTTTAACAAATTTTTTGGGGAAACTCATTTTCCGCAAGTAGACATTAAGGAAAAAGAAGGCCGCTATGAATTTATGGTGGATCTTCCTGGCTTTACAAAAGAGGACATCGATGTTGAATACAAAGACGGCTATTTGGAAATCCGAGGCAAAAAAGAACAGCAAAAAGAATCGGAAGAGCAAGATGGACGGTTCATCCGCAAAGAACGTTCTTACGGCTCATTCAGACGCAGCTTCTATATTGGTGAAATTGAACAAGATAAAATTGCCGGATCTTTCAAAGAAGGCGTATTGATGCTTGATGTTCCAATGCCGAAAAATGAACAGAAAGAAGAAAAAATACACCGCATCATGATCGAGTAA
- a CDS encoding GGDEF domain-containing protein, whose product MFTSIGEILEEVPCVGPETKSREVDSIFKSLPNVQGIIVKAGIHHFALVMKTSFYQVIGNQYGYNLYMGRSIELIMNKAPLVVDHLQPIIKVSQLAMERPIEELYDYVIVAKENQCMGVVSIQSLLLAFAKIQKETALLMNPLTGLPGNNSINLELAKILSVEKFSVLYIDLDNFKTYNDTYGFKNGDDLLLATANIMTKTLAANFFGHIGGDDFIAILHHHNYEEIAQNIIDDFNRTIQSFYSETDWTQQFVIAENRAGHVEKIPLVSISIAIVTNEEKKFLSFQHIVDEAATIKKLCKQKPSSCYIVNSLNPSTNRLFKNDMVQ is encoded by the coding sequence ATGTTCACATCTATTGGAGAAATTCTAGAAGAAGTGCCATGTGTGGGACCGGAAACAAAAAGCCGCGAAGTCGATAGCATCTTTAAAAGCCTGCCAAATGTACAAGGCATCATTGTAAAAGCCGGAATCCATCATTTTGCGCTTGTTATGAAAACTTCTTTTTATCAAGTAATTGGCAACCAATACGGCTACAACTTGTATATGGGCCGATCCATAGAACTAATCATGAATAAAGCTCCGTTAGTAGTTGACCACTTGCAACCAATTATAAAAGTAAGCCAGCTTGCTATGGAAAGACCCATCGAAGAGCTTTATGACTATGTGATTGTAGCAAAGGAAAACCAATGTATGGGAGTGGTTAGCATCCAAAGTTTGCTGCTGGCTTTTGCCAAAATCCAGAAAGAGACCGCTTTGTTGATGAATCCCCTTACTGGCCTTCCTGGCAACAACTCAATTAATCTTGAATTAGCAAAAATATTGAGCGTGGAGAAATTTAGCGTTTTGTATATAGATTTGGACAATTTCAAAACGTATAACGATACGTACGGCTTTAAAAATGGGGATGATTTGCTTTTGGCTACAGCAAATATTATGACAAAAACATTAGCTGCCAACTTTTTTGGCCACATAGGTGGAGATGATTTTATCGCCATTCTCCATCACCATAACTACGAAGAGATCGCTCAAAATATCATCGACGATTTTAACCGGACAATTCAATCTTTCTATTCCGAAACTGATTGGACACAACAATTCGTCATTGCCGAAAATCGAGCTGGGCATGTAGAGAAAATCCCTCTTGTCAGTATTTCTATCGCTATAGTGACCAATGAAGAAAAGAAATTCCTTAGCTTTCAACACATTGTAGATGAAGCGGCAACCATTAAAAAATTGTGCAAGCAAAAGCCGTCTAGCTGTTATATCGTTAATTCTTTAAACCCATCAACTAACAGATTGTTTAAAAATGACATGGTGCAGTAA
- a CDS encoding EAL domain-containing protein — protein sequence MQLDLLMTRTTNPFWFFSYLLRKRRKSLLEYKRLKELRSILKMQSVETYFQPLVSLDTGDTIGYEVFNRPVVSTLFPTTEKFYDFVGQTDLIFSLENTFREISLNRFSECVQQQPSEKNSLIFLNVHPHILMDPHYRTGETLKLLESYGFLPEQIIFEISEKAAIENYAHFEEILNNYRSQGFRIALDDAGSGYNSLKTLVYLKPEFLKLDKTVIQNIDQDQTKQQLVKLLLNFSNDSNTHLIAEGIERIEELLYLKKHGIHIGQGYALGKPKKELVKGVLH from the coding sequence ATGCAGCTTGATTTGTTGATGACTCGCACCACTAACCCTTTCTGGTTTTTTTCATATCTTCTACGAAAGAGAAGAAAAAGTTTATTGGAATACAAACGATTGAAAGAGTTGCGTTCTATTTTAAAGATGCAATCAGTCGAAACTTATTTCCAACCGTTAGTATCATTGGATACCGGAGACACAATAGGCTATGAAGTATTTAACCGGCCAGTTGTTTCTACGTTATTTCCTACTACAGAGAAATTTTATGATTTTGTCGGTCAAACCGATCTGATATTTTCCCTTGAAAATACATTCCGGGAAATTTCATTAAATCGTTTTTCCGAATGTGTTCAGCAGCAGCCTAGCGAGAAAAATTCGCTGATTTTTTTAAATGTCCATCCGCATATTTTAATGGACCCCCATTACCGTACCGGAGAAACATTGAAGTTGTTGGAGAGTTACGGTTTTTTGCCCGAACAGATCATCTTTGAAATATCGGAAAAAGCTGCTATTGAAAATTATGCTCATTTTGAAGAAATACTAAATAATTATCGTTCACAGGGATTTAGAATTGCGCTGGATGACGCAGGATCTGGATACAATAGCTTAAAAACCCTTGTTTATTTAAAACCTGAATTTCTGAAATTGGATAAGACAGTGATTCAAAATATCGATCAAGACCAGACAAAGCAGCAATTGGTTAAGCTGCTGCTTAATTTCTCGAATGACTCAAACACTCATCTCATAGCTGAAGGAATTGAAAGAATTGAAGAACTTCTTTACTTAAAAAAGCACGGCATACACATCGGACAGGGCTATGCACTTGGCAAACCTAAGAAAGAATTAGTTAAAGGGGTTCTGCATTAA
- the ppsA gene encoding phosphoenolpyruvate synthase, with the protein MKMYVLDFQEIDKEDIWLVGGKGLNLAELAKIPRIRVPNGFCVTTEAYKKMIEQYPEIRELIEHLGDLTVEDTVQIRELSQLIRQTIEKTVIPPAVTEEIRRYFLNLGENFFYAVRSSATAEDLPTASFAGQQDTYLNVNGERAILHHIRKCWASLFTERAIVYRIQNGFDHRKVYLSVVIQQMVYSEASGILFTADPVTSNRSVLSIDASFGLGEALVAGIVTADNYKIREGKIIEKTIAEKEIAIYPLKNGGIDKREIATSQQKNQTLTDEQILLLETLGRKIEGHFRSPQDIEWCLVDGVFHFVQSRPITTLFPLPDKMDGKLRVYLSVGHQQMMTEPIRPLGISFFNFLSEYQINEAGGRLFVDLTHDLASPLSRRAIMASMRKNDPLSHNALLTFLNRNKPLPKGKRMLKLGKDRFSWALPGELMRLYRTNDTDVVRHLIAENEASIKRLKQDIQPVSGDELFDFIEQDLKKELIRILYNYKSMAAILIGVYASYWLNDKMEKWLGEKNAADALTQAVPNNVTSEMGLALLDVSDVVRQYPRVVAYLEQARDENFFEELEAHIGGIQASAAIKNYLEKYGVRCSGEIDITNPRWSEQPTALVPMILSNIQNFEPNARLAKLDKGQKEAKAKEQDLLQRLEKLPQSKKKVKTTRKQIGLLRNFIGYREYPKFAFIQRFFFYKQALMKEAALLEQKGVLKAKEDVFYLNFDEFRKAVRTERVNTRVIEQRKAEYAYYEKLTPPRVMTSEGETISGHYAVENLPDGAMAGVAVSSGIAEGRARVVLKMEDAVLEKGDILVTVFTDPSWTPLFVSIGGLITEVGGLMTHGAVIAREYGLPAVVGVDNATKQIKDGQRIRINGSEGYVEILKENEV; encoded by the coding sequence TTGAAAATGTACGTATTGGACTTTCAAGAAATTGACAAAGAGGATATATGGCTTGTTGGCGGAAAAGGGCTTAATCTCGCAGAGTTAGCGAAGATACCCAGAATCCGGGTGCCGAATGGTTTTTGCGTTACGACCGAGGCCTATAAAAAAATGATTGAGCAATATCCGGAAATCCGTGAATTAATCGAGCATCTCGGAGATTTAACCGTGGAAGATACCGTACAAATCCGGGAACTCTCACAACTTATACGGCAGACGATTGAAAAAACCGTCATCCCCCCCGCTGTTACTGAGGAAATTCGCCGTTATTTTCTAAACTTAGGAGAGAACTTTTTTTATGCTGTCCGTTCCAGTGCGACAGCCGAGGATTTGCCGACCGCTTCGTTTGCAGGACAGCAAGATACGTATTTAAACGTTAACGGAGAACGAGCTATTTTGCACCATATCCGAAAGTGCTGGGCCTCCCTTTTTACCGAGCGCGCCATTGTGTACCGTATTCAAAATGGCTTTGACCATAGAAAAGTATACTTATCGGTCGTCATTCAGCAGATGGTCTATTCCGAAGCTTCAGGCATTCTTTTTACAGCGGACCCTGTTACTTCGAATCGCAGCGTACTTTCAATAGACGCAAGTTTCGGTCTAGGAGAAGCATTGGTAGCAGGAATTGTCACTGCTGATAATTACAAAATCCGAGAAGGGAAAATAATTGAAAAGACGATTGCAGAAAAAGAAATAGCGATTTATCCGCTGAAAAATGGCGGAATCGATAAACGGGAAATCGCTACCAGCCAACAAAAAAACCAAACTCTTACCGATGAGCAAATTCTTCTACTAGAAACCTTAGGCAGAAAGATTGAAGGACATTTCCGTTCTCCCCAGGACATTGAATGGTGTTTGGTTGATGGCGTTTTCCACTTTGTCCAAAGCCGTCCCATCACGACTTTGTTTCCATTGCCCGATAAAATGGATGGCAAGCTGCGTGTGTATTTATCAGTGGGCCATCAGCAAATGATGACCGAACCTATCCGTCCGCTAGGCATCTCTTTTTTTAATTTTTTATCAGAATATCAAATAAACGAAGCCGGAGGGCGGTTATTCGTTGATCTAACGCACGACTTGGCTTCACCACTCTCTCGCCGGGCCATAATGGCCTCTATGCGCAAAAATGACCCTTTATCACATAATGCCCTTCTCACCTTTTTGAATCGCAACAAACCGCTTCCAAAAGGAAAACGGATGTTAAAGTTAGGAAAGGATCGGTTTTCCTGGGCTCTTCCCGGTGAATTGATGCGGCTATACCGCACTAACGATACCGATGTGGTTCGGCACTTGATCGCAGAAAACGAAGCTTCCATTAAACGGCTGAAACAAGATATCCAACCGGTTTCAGGAGATGAGCTATTCGACTTCATAGAACAGGACCTAAAAAAAGAGCTGATTAGAATTTTATACAACTACAAGAGCATGGCTGCTATATTAATTGGTGTGTATGCCTCTTACTGGCTAAACGACAAAATGGAAAAATGGCTGGGGGAAAAAAATGCTGCTGATGCATTAACTCAAGCGGTTCCAAATAACGTTACTTCAGAAATGGGACTGGCGTTATTGGATGTCTCCGACGTTGTAAGGCAATATCCGAGAGTAGTGGCGTATTTGGAACAGGCAAGAGACGAAAACTTTTTTGAAGAGTTGGAGGCACATATTGGCGGAATTCAGGCAAGTGCAGCCATAAAAAACTATCTTGAAAAGTACGGTGTACGCTGTTCTGGAGAAATTGACATTACAAATCCACGCTGGAGCGAACAGCCGACTGCCTTAGTCCCGATGATTTTAAGCAATATCCAAAACTTCGAGCCAAATGCACGGCTAGCGAAACTTGATAAAGGCCAAAAGGAAGCAAAAGCCAAAGAACAGGACTTGCTTCAGCGCTTGGAAAAGTTACCTCAAAGCAAGAAAAAAGTAAAAACAACCAGAAAACAAATCGGCCTTTTGCGCAATTTTATCGGCTACCGGGAATATCCGAAGTTCGCTTTTATTCAGCGCTTTTTCTTCTATAAACAAGCACTGATGAAAGAAGCCGCGCTTTTGGAACAAAAAGGCGTTCTGAAGGCAAAAGAAGATGTTTTCTATTTGAATTTTGATGAATTCCGAAAAGCGGTGCGGACTGAAAGAGTGAATACACGGGTTATTGAGCAACGGAAAGCCGAATATGCCTATTACGAAAAATTGACGCCGCCTCGGGTAATGACTTCAGAAGGCGAAACCATATCTGGCCACTATGCAGTTGAAAATTTGCCGGACGGAGCAATGGCTGGAGTCGCTGTATCTTCTGGAATTGCAGAAGGAAGAGCACGGGTCGTGTTAAAAATGGAAGATGCAGTATTGGAAAAAGGCGATATTTTGGTTACCGTTTTTACGGATCCAAGCTGGACTCCGCTCTTTGTCTCTATCGGCGGGTTAATTACGGAAGTCGGCGGCCTTATGACACACGGTGCCGTTATTGCCAGGGAATACGGCCTCCCAGCCGTCGTTGGTGTAGACAATGCTACCAAGCAAATTAAAGACGGACAGCGCATCCGGATTAACGGATCGGAAGGATATGTTGAGATTTTGAAAGAAAATGAGGTGTAA
- a CDS encoding alpha/beta fold hydrolase — protein MNLIFSGWVDSEGDELYFEVRGVGQAILMIPPAGGDGDLYAAVADLLSNKFKVITYDRRANARSTMNHPQNFEISQQSRDAAVIIRAAGEESAVVFGNSSGAVIALDMARTHPQAVRAIIAHEPPLPALHPEREKWQRFFARCYITSFQYGSSFAAYRFMRGIEVPLWKLMKAQMKASSYAKKQGKTYNAPRVSPKAATDFLMKKELLPVTNYEPDTDAIRRNRVKAVIGAGEWSLEKKTWYAQSAKLLAQQLGCELTVFPGHHGSFMDRPAEWAAVLEKNLLELK, from the coding sequence ATGAATCTAATATTTTCTGGATGGGTTGATTCCGAAGGCGATGAATTGTATTTTGAAGTAAGGGGAGTAGGACAGGCGATTTTAATGATTCCGCCAGCCGGAGGAGATGGGGACTTGTATGCTGCCGTTGCTGACTTGCTCAGCAACAAATTCAAAGTAATAACTTATGACCGCCGTGCCAATGCACGAAGTACCATGAATCATCCGCAAAATTTCGAAATTAGCCAACAAAGCCGTGATGCGGCAGTGATTATCAGAGCTGCAGGTGAAGAGTCGGCCGTTGTATTTGGCAATAGCAGCGGAGCGGTCATTGCGCTGGACATGGCTAGAACTCACCCGCAGGCAGTCCGTGCCATAATTGCGCATGAACCGCCTTTGCCGGCACTTCATCCGGAGCGGGAAAAATGGCAGCGTTTTTTTGCTCGTTGCTATATAACGAGCTTCCAGTACGGATCTTCCTTTGCGGCATATCGATTTATGCGAGGAATTGAAGTGCCTCTTTGGAAACTGATGAAAGCGCAAATGAAAGCAAGCTCTTATGCGAAAAAGCAAGGAAAAACATATAACGCACCACGCGTTAGTCCAAAAGCTGCCACTGATTTTTTGATGAAGAAAGAATTGTTGCCGGTGACAAATTACGAACCGGATACGGACGCAATCAGGCGGAACCGGGTAAAGGCAGTGATAGGAGCTGGGGAGTGGTCACTGGAAAAAAAGACGTGGTACGCCCAATCGGCCAAGCTGCTAGCTCAGCAACTTGGCTGTGAACTCACCGTTTTTCCAGGGCATCACGGCTCTTTTATGGACAGACCAGCTGAGTGGGCGGCCGTCTTGGAAAAAAACTTGCTTGAACTAAAATAA